In Erinaceus europaeus chromosome 10, mEriEur2.1, whole genome shotgun sequence, one DNA window encodes the following:
- the ENTPD2 gene encoding ectonucleoside triphosphate diphosphohydrolase 2, with protein MAGKLLSLLPLVLLTALGLAGLLLLCISTRHVQEPPALKYGIVLDAGSSHTSMFIYKWPADKENDTGIVNQHSFCDVHGGGISSYADDPPGAGQSLTECLDQALQDVPKESHATTPLYLGATAGMRLLHLTSPETSDKVLRAVKSKLTQYPFDFRGVHILSGQEEGVFGWVTANYLLENFIKYNWAGLWFRPRKGTLGAMDLGGASTQITFETDRPAEDPTTEVQLRLYGQAYHVYTHSFLCYGRDQVLLRLQAAVLQTGGSHPCWPRGYSTQVQLQDMYRSPCTAAQQPQTFNGSTRISMWGRSDTVQCRNLVSGLFNFSSCQFSQCSFDGVFQPPVAGNFIAFSAFFYTVDFMRTTMGLPVGTLRQLEAAVKTLCNQTWDELQLRAPGKQAHLPHYCAMAMFVQQLLSQGYGFNERTFSDVTFQRKAGDTTVGWALGYMLNLTNMIPADPPGLRRGLALSSWVVLLLLFATIMLVSLVLLLCQARSTKSSSVI; from the exons ATGGCTGGGAAGTTGCTATCGCTGCTGCCGCTGGTGCTGCTGACCGCACTGGGCCTCGCTGGCCTCCTGCTGCTGTGCATCTCCACCCGCCACGTCCAGGAGCCGCCAGCTCTCAAG TATGGTATCGTCCTGGATGCAGGCTCTTCCCACACATCCATGTTCATCTACAAGTGGCCAGCAGACAAGGAGAATGACACAGGCATTGTGAACCAGCACAGCTTCTGTGATGTGCATG GTGGGGGCATCTCCAGCTATGCAGATGACCCTCCTGGAGCTGGCCAGAGCCTGACTGAATGCCTGGACCAGGCACTGCAGGATGTGCCCAAGGAGAGCCATGCAACCACACCCCTCTACCTGGGAGCTACAGCAGGCATGCGCCTGCTCCA ccTCACCAGTCCAGAGACCTCAGACAAggtgctcagagcagtgaagtcgaAACTGACCCAGTACCCCTTTGACTTTCGTGGGGTTCACATCCTCTCTGGCCAGGAAGAGGGGGTGTTTGGCTGGGTGACTGCCAACTACCTGCTGGAGAACTTCATCAAG TACAACTGGGCAGGCTTGTGGTTCCGGCCAAGGAAGGGGACGCTGGGGGCCATGGACCTGGGGGGTGCATCCACACAGATCACTTTCGAAACAGACAGGCCAGCTGAGGATCCCACTACTGAGGTTCAGCTTCGGCTATATGGCCAAGCCTACCACGTCTACACTCACAGCTTCCTCTGCTATGGCCGAGACCAGGTCCTCCTGAGGCTGCAAGCTGCTGTTCTCCAG ACTGGCGGCTCCCATCCCTGCTGGCCGAGGGGCTATTCCACTCAAGTGCAGCTTCAGGACATGTATAGGTCACCTTGCACAGCAGCTCAACAGCCCCAGACCTTCAATGGCAGCACCAGAATCAGCATGTGGGGGCGCAGTGACACTGTCCAGTGCCGAAACCTTGTCTCTGGGCTCTTCAACTTCTCTTCCTGCCAATTCTCCCAGTGTTCCTTTGATGGTGTCTTCCAGCCCCCTGTGGCAGGAAACTTCATT GCCTTCTCTGCCTTCTTCTACACGGTGGACTTCATGAGGACCACAATGGGGCTGCCAGTGGGCACCCTGAGGCAGCTGGAGGCAGCTGTGAAGACCCTCTGCAACCAGACATGGGATGAG TTACAGCTCCGAGCTCCAGGGAAGCAGGCCCACCTGCCCCACTACTGTGCCATGGCCATGTTCGTGCAGCAGCTGTTGAGCCAGGGCTATGGCTTCAATGAGCGCACCTTCAGTGATGTGACTTTCCAGAGGAAG GCTGGGGACACCACAGTAGGCTGGGCGCTGGGATACATGCTGAACCTGACGAACATGATTCCAGCCGACCCCCCGGGACTGCGCAGGGGTTTGGCCCTCAGCTCCTGGGTggtcctcctcctgctcttcgcCACTATTATGCTGGTCTCGCTCGTTTTGCTGCTGTGCCAGGCACGCTCCACCAAATCATCCAGCGTCATCTAG
- the SAPCD2 gene encoding suppressor APC domain-containing protein 2 isoform X1, translating to MAGVAMTEPGRGPAAAAAATLGTEGLPRAFLQSLRTLFDILDDRRRGYVHLREIESRWQGADARELPRGVLEGLRQVAPASGYLTFERFVAGLRTSLLSADCGPRGSVRGPARPGDPPPPPPPHRLLFAPADEPRTVLERKALPPGSRPQPAGPGGAARSLERLCGPAGAAPGPAEPERPQGAALKRSQGADAGVLGCRSWEPGVGATQRAPRARGERRRYTITNGVDCDLLKQMKELEQEKEVLLQGLEMMACGRDWYQQQLQRVQERQRHLGQSRASADFGAEGSPRLLGQLLPKVQEVARCLGELLAAACACRALPSTSSGPPGPTLAPASPLAPGWQQQTILMLKEQNRLLTQEVTDKSERITQLEQEKSALIKQLFEARALSQQETGPLDSTFI from the exons ATGGCCGGAGTCGCGATGACCGAGCCGGGCCGTGggccagccgccgccgccgccgccacgctGGGCACTGAGGGGCTGCCACGCGCCTTCCTGCAGAGCCTGCGCACCCTCTTCGACATCCTGGACGACCGGCGCCGCGGATATGTGCACCTGCGGGAAATCGAGTCCCGCTGGCAGGGCGCCGACGCGCGCGAGCTGCCCCGAGGCGTGCTCGAGGGGCTGCGCCAGGTGGCTCCGGCCAGCGGCTACCTGACCTTCGAGCGCTTCGTGGCGGGCCTGCGCACCTCGCTGCTGAGCGCCGACTGCGGCCCGCGGGGCTCGGTGCGCGGCCCAGCGCGGCCCGGggacccgccgccgccgccgccaccgcatCGCCTGCTGTTCGCACCGGCAGATGAGCCGCGCACAGTCCTGGAGAGGAAGGCCCTGCCCCCTGGTTCGCGGCCCCAGCCGGCCGGCCCCGGCGGCGCGGCACGGAGTTTGGAGAGGCTGTGCGGCCCAGCAGGGGCAGCCCCGGGGCCAGCAGAGCCCGAGAGGCCCCAAGGCGCGGCGCTGAAGCGGAGCCAGGGCGCGGACGCGG GTGTCTTGGGCTGCAGGTCCTGGGAGCCAGGAGTGGGGGCCACCCAGCGGGCCCCTCGTGCCCGTGGGGAACGTCGGAGGTACACCATCACCAATGGCGTGGACTGTGATCTG CTGAAGCAGATGAAGGAGCTGGAACAGGAGAAGGAGGTACTGCTGCAGGGCCTGGAGATGATGGCTTGTGGCAGGGACTGGTACCAGCAGCAGCTACAGCGTGTGCAGGAGCGCCAGCGCCATCTGGGTCAGAGCAGGGCCAGTGCC GACTTTGGGGCTGAGGGGAGCCCCCGCCTGCTAGGACAGCTGCTGCccaaggtccaggaggtggcccgGTGCCTGGGGGAACTGCTAGCTGCAGCCTGTGCTTGCAGG GCTCTGCCCTCAACCTCCTCCGGCCCCCCAGGTCCCACCCTGGCACCTGCCTCACCCTTGGCCCCTGGCTGGCAGCAGCAAACCATACTCATGCTGAAGGAACAGAACCGGCTGCTCACCCAG GAGGTGACGGACAAGAGTGAACGCATCACACAGCTGGAGCAGGAGAAGTCCGCTCTCATCAAGCAGCTGTTTGAGGCCCGCGCACTCAGCCAGCAGGAGACAGGGCCTCTGGACTCCACCTTCATCTAG
- the SAPCD2 gene encoding suppressor APC domain-containing protein 2 isoform X2 — protein sequence MAGVAMTEPGRGPAAAAAATLGTEGLPRAFLQSLRTLFDILDDRRRGYVHLREIESRWQGADARELPRGVLEGLRQVAPASGYLTFERFVAGLRTSLLSADCGPRGSVRGPARPGDPPPPPPPHRLLFAPADEPRTVLERKALPPGSRPQPAGPGGAARSLERLCGPAGAAPGPAEPERPQGAALKRSQGADAGVLGCRSWEPGVGATQRAPRARGERRRYTITNGVDCDLLKQMKELEQEKEVLLQGLEMMACGRDWYQQQLQRVQERQRHLGQSRASADFGAEGSPRLLGQLLPKVQEVARCLGELLAAACACRVPPWHLPHPWPLAGSSKPYSC from the exons ATGGCCGGAGTCGCGATGACCGAGCCGGGCCGTGggccagccgccgccgccgccgccacgctGGGCACTGAGGGGCTGCCACGCGCCTTCCTGCAGAGCCTGCGCACCCTCTTCGACATCCTGGACGACCGGCGCCGCGGATATGTGCACCTGCGGGAAATCGAGTCCCGCTGGCAGGGCGCCGACGCGCGCGAGCTGCCCCGAGGCGTGCTCGAGGGGCTGCGCCAGGTGGCTCCGGCCAGCGGCTACCTGACCTTCGAGCGCTTCGTGGCGGGCCTGCGCACCTCGCTGCTGAGCGCCGACTGCGGCCCGCGGGGCTCGGTGCGCGGCCCAGCGCGGCCCGGggacccgccgccgccgccgccaccgcatCGCCTGCTGTTCGCACCGGCAGATGAGCCGCGCACAGTCCTGGAGAGGAAGGCCCTGCCCCCTGGTTCGCGGCCCCAGCCGGCCGGCCCCGGCGGCGCGGCACGGAGTTTGGAGAGGCTGTGCGGCCCAGCAGGGGCAGCCCCGGGGCCAGCAGAGCCCGAGAGGCCCCAAGGCGCGGCGCTGAAGCGGAGCCAGGGCGCGGACGCGG GTGTCTTGGGCTGCAGGTCCTGGGAGCCAGGAGTGGGGGCCACCCAGCGGGCCCCTCGTGCCCGTGGGGAACGTCGGAGGTACACCATCACCAATGGCGTGGACTGTGATCTG CTGAAGCAGATGAAGGAGCTGGAACAGGAGAAGGAGGTACTGCTGCAGGGCCTGGAGATGATGGCTTGTGGCAGGGACTGGTACCAGCAGCAGCTACAGCGTGTGCAGGAGCGCCAGCGCCATCTGGGTCAGAGCAGGGCCAGTGCC GACTTTGGGGCTGAGGGGAGCCCCCGCCTGCTAGGACAGCTGCTGCccaaggtccaggaggtggcccgGTGCCTGGGGGAACTGCTAGCTGCAGCCTGTGCTTGCAGG GTCCCACCCTGGCACCTGCCTCACCCTTGGCCCCTGGCTGGCAGCAGCAAACCATACTCATGCTGA